One window from the genome of Rhodopseudomonas sp. P2A-2r encodes:
- a CDS encoding Rieske 2Fe-2S domain-containing protein — MLSHQDNETLVRVGPKTAMGSLFRLYWIPFFFSKDLVANDRPKRIMLLGEDLVAFRDSEQRVGLMANACAHRGAPMMFGRNEDCGLRCVYHGWKFDVTGAATDMPAEPANSRLKDKVKITAYPCRERNGIVWTYMGPQTGELPPLPNLEWNLVPAENVHVSMRIQECNWLQALEGRSTPPMRRSYTAA; from the coding sequence ATGCTTTCGCACCAAGACAATGAAACCCTGGTCCGGGTCGGCCCAAAAACCGCGATGGGCTCGCTCTTCAGGCTGTACTGGATCCCTTTCTTCTTCTCCAAGGACCTTGTCGCGAACGACCGGCCGAAGCGGATTATGCTTCTCGGAGAGGACCTGGTCGCATTCCGGGATTCAGAGCAAAGAGTCGGCCTGATGGCCAATGCATGCGCTCACCGCGGCGCGCCTATGATGTTCGGTCGCAATGAGGATTGCGGTCTGCGTTGCGTCTACCACGGTTGGAAGTTCGACGTCACCGGCGCCGCCACGGACATGCCGGCTGAACCAGCCAACAGTCGGCTGAAGGATAAGGTGAAGATCACAGCCTATCCATGCCGGGAACGCAACGGCATCGTCTGGACCTACATGGGACCGCAAACCGGCGAGTTGCCGCCGCTACCTAATCTCGAATGGAATCTGGTGCCGGCAGAGAACGTCCATGTCTCGATGAGAATTCAGGAGTGCAACTGGCTGCAGGCGCTGGAGGGGAGATCGACTCCGCCCATGCGCCGATCCTACACAGCCGCATAG
- a CDS encoding MarR family winged helix-turn-helix transcriptional regulator, giving the protein MKSSSPKPSAQSGKGNQPPEDIARTLKLDKGLGFLVRLLDTRVNLLYEQLTAQSDITPRQFGALLTLYQRGTLTLTELAKHIRVDRSTLGEMINRMAERSLVTRRSNGSDRRSAEVLLAPAGKAALLKIVAAVAELQGALLAPLAPTDRAHFMQCMKLLAEPGSNADTP; this is encoded by the coding sequence ATGAAGTCCAGTTCGCCGAAGCCAAGTGCGCAATCCGGCAAAGGCAACCAACCGCCTGAAGACATTGCCCGAACGCTCAAGCTGGATAAGGGGCTTGGCTTCCTTGTTCGCCTGCTGGATACGCGCGTCAACCTGCTCTACGAGCAATTGACCGCGCAGAGTGACATCACACCCAGGCAATTCGGCGCGTTGCTGACCCTCTACCAGCGCGGAACATTGACCCTCACGGAACTCGCAAAGCACATCCGCGTCGACCGCAGCACACTCGGGGAGATGATCAACCGCATGGCCGAACGGTCCCTGGTCACGAGGCGCAGCAACGGCAGCGACCGTCGTTCCGCCGAGGTACTGTTGGCACCGGCCGGCAAAGCGGCGCTGCTGAAGATCGTCGCTGCAGTTGCCGAGTTGCAAGGTGCCCTGCTTGCCCCGCTCGCCCCCACCGATCGGGCGCATTTCATGCAGTGCATGAAGCTCTTGGCGGAGCCGGGTTCGAACGCCGACACTCCCTAG